From Phenylobacterium montanum, the proteins below share one genomic window:
- a CDS encoding retroviral-like aspartic protease family protein has product MSVRIGAAAVCGFVAALALGGVAQADCKVGRIAELPVTMRDMQPMVPVKINGVPVQMVVDSGAFFSSLSPSIASEQNLPKFPMPYGMTVTGVGGETAPYLTHVKVFTLANVDLKNREFIVMAGSGGADSVGLLGANVLGIADVEYDFAHGAVRLMEAHDCGRYALVYWEPGKAYSTVEIEGTNVGYNTHTIGSAYVNGARIHVQFDTGAGTSMMTRAAAKRAGINLDDPAVKPGGASWGIGRRMIRTWIVPVASIKIGDEEIRNTKIRVGDFDLMESDMLLGADFFQSHRVYVANSQHKLYFTYNGGPVFNLDAHTLEQDARSGTIKESEVAAPDGPDPTDAAGFGRRGAALASRREYVKAIADFDRACAMDPKEPSYFYQRGMAHWQNKQPFLAMSDFDAALKLKPGDIDTLVARAELKLQGNDKDSAAQDLDAAAAAVPNQADVRLRLAQLYDAADRLAAAIGQYDLWIPSHSDEALLSEGLNDRCWARTLLGRDLDQALKDCDRALRLRPKTAGFLDSRGLVHLRLGEFDKAVADYDAALAISPKMAWSLYGRGLAKQHLGQQAEGQKDIDAAVALQADLPKKAKGYGIVAPATVAAK; this is encoded by the coding sequence ATGAGCGTTCGGATCGGCGCCGCGGCCGTCTGCGGCTTCGTTGCGGCCCTGGCTTTGGGCGGCGTCGCCCAGGCGGATTGCAAGGTCGGCCGCATCGCCGAACTGCCGGTGACCATGCGGGACATGCAGCCCATGGTCCCGGTCAAGATCAACGGCGTCCCCGTCCAGATGGTGGTCGACAGCGGCGCCTTCTTCAGCAGCCTTTCGCCGTCGATCGCGTCTGAACAGAACCTGCCGAAGTTCCCCATGCCCTACGGCATGACCGTGACCGGCGTGGGCGGAGAGACCGCGCCCTATCTCACTCACGTCAAGGTCTTCACCCTGGCCAATGTCGACCTGAAGAACCGCGAGTTCATCGTCATGGCCGGTTCGGGCGGCGCGGATTCGGTTGGCCTGCTGGGCGCCAACGTCCTCGGCATCGCCGACGTCGAATACGACTTCGCTCACGGCGCAGTCCGGTTGATGGAGGCGCACGATTGCGGCCGTTACGCCCTGGTCTACTGGGAGCCCGGCAAAGCCTATTCGACCGTGGAGATCGAAGGCACCAATGTAGGCTACAACACCCACACCATCGGCTCAGCCTATGTGAACGGGGCCAGAATTCACGTCCAGTTCGACACCGGCGCTGGAACCTCGATGATGACCCGTGCCGCAGCAAAACGCGCCGGCATCAATCTCGACGACCCGGCGGTGAAGCCTGGCGGCGCTTCTTGGGGTATCGGCCGGCGCATGATCCGCACCTGGATCGTCCCCGTCGCCAGCATCAAGATCGGCGACGAGGAGATCCGCAACACGAAGATCCGGGTCGGCGATTTCGATCTGATGGAATCCGACATGCTGCTGGGCGCCGACTTCTTCCAGTCGCACCGCGTCTATGTCGCCAACAGCCAGCACAAGCTCTATTTCACCTACAACGGCGGGCCGGTGTTCAATCTGGACGCCCACACCCTGGAGCAGGACGCGCGGAGCGGAACGATCAAGGAGTCGGAGGTCGCCGCGCCGGATGGGCCGGACCCGACCGACGCCGCAGGGTTCGGCCGCCGCGGGGCGGCCCTGGCCTCGCGCCGCGAATACGTCAAGGCCATCGCCGATTTCGACCGCGCCTGCGCCATGGACCCCAAGGAGCCCAGCTATTTCTACCAGCGCGGCATGGCCCATTGGCAGAACAAGCAGCCCTTCCTGGCCATGTCGGACTTCGATGCGGCCCTCAAGCTCAAGCCCGGCGATATCGACACCCTGGTGGCGCGGGCCGAGCTCAAGCTTCAGGGCAATGACAAGGACAGCGCGGCCCAGGATCTGGACGCCGCTGCAGCCGCAGTTCCGAACCAGGCGGATGTCCGGCTCAGGCTGGCCCAGCTCTATGACGCCGCCGATCGGCTGGCCGCCGCGATCGGCCAGTACGACCTGTGGATACCGTCCCATTCCGACGAAGCCCTGCTGTCCGAGGGCCTGAATGACCGCTGCTGGGCGCGCACCTTGCTGGGCAGGGACCTGGACCAGGCGCTGAAGGACTGCGACCGCGCCCTGCGCCTGCGGCCGAAGACCGCCGGCTTCCTGGACAGTCGCGGCCTCGTCCATCTGCGCCTGGGTGAGTTCGACAAGGCCGTCGCCGACTATGACGCGGCGCTGGCGATCAGTCCCAAGATGGCCTGGTCGCTCTATGGCCGGGGCTTGGCCAAGCAGCACCTCGGCCAACAGGCGGAGGGACAGAAGGACATCGACGCCGCGGTGGCTTTGCAGGCGGACCTGCCCAAGAAGGCAAAGGGTTACGGCATCGTGGCCCCGGCCACTGTCGCGGCCAAGTAG
- a CDS encoding outer membrane protein → MRAVVLTSALATIASMAGGAACAASPWYVSADLGAQFREDAELIHEPIQRLLVPVPRQTANSPTPVVVYVPELVMTKSGGERAFDPGLGGDLAVGYRLGARVRLEAEIGSVAYPIKRESLSLGGANGQTAFSRLSGAQVSGASIGLNAYYDFRGLTQRFTPYVGLGGGVSSDRTGSGILADARGRRLQVAGGAATDGFALAEIGLNMPLSPHWSIAPAYRYVRGLGSGDRAGALHVAKIGARFTF, encoded by the coding sequence ATGCGCGCCGTCGTCCTCACCAGCGCCCTCGCAACGATTGCGAGCATGGCCGGCGGCGCCGCCTGCGCGGCCTCGCCCTGGTACGTTTCCGCCGACCTTGGCGCCCAATTCCGCGAAGACGCAGAACTTATCCACGAACCGATCCAGAGGCTGCTGGTCCCGGTCCCGCGCCAGACCGCCAATTCGCCGACACCGGTGGTCGTCTATGTGCCCGAGCTGGTCATGACCAAGAGCGGCGGCGAGCGCGCTTTCGATCCCGGATTGGGCGGCGATCTGGCGGTCGGCTACCGGCTGGGCGCGCGCGTTCGCCTTGAGGCCGAGATCGGCTCGGTCGCCTACCCGATCAAGCGGGAGAGTCTCAGCCTCGGCGGCGCGAACGGCCAGACGGCCTTCAGCCGCCTCTCGGGCGCCCAGGTCAGCGGCGCGTCGATCGGCCTGAACGCCTACTACGATTTCCGCGGGCTGACGCAGAGGTTCACGCCCTATGTCGGCCTGGGCGGCGGCGTCTCGTCGGACCGCACGGGCTCCGGAATCCTCGCCGATGCGAGGGGCCGGCGCTTGCAGGTGGCCGGCGGGGCGGCGACCGACGGCTTCGCCCTGGCCGAGATCGGCCTGAACATGCCGCTGTCGCCGCATTGGTCGATCGCGCCGGCCTATCGCTATGTGCGCGGCCTGGGTAGCGGCGATCGGGCCGGGGCCCTGCATGTCGCCAAGATCGGCGCGCGTTTCACTTTCTAG
- a CDS encoding NAD(P)H-dependent flavin oxidoreductase: MKFKNRITDLLGVEYPIVQAPMGWIARAQLASAVSNAGGLGIIETSSGELDAVREEIAKMRRLTDKPFGVNIAHAFVRDETIIQFVIDQGVKFVTTSAGDPNKYCSQLKAAGLTVFHVVPTLKAALKAVEAGVDGLIVEGGEGGGFKNPQPVMSMVLLPLVRSHVDVPIIAAGGICDGATMAAAFALGAEGVQMGTRMVASAESPVHDNWKQAIVNAAETDTVFLNQFSKPALRALRTEKTTAYEKVHGPEVMGEFRNAKDLYFGGDMEASIALSGQVCGRIGSVEPVAKIIGDTVREFEATVSGLAVRYGVSAS, translated from the coding sequence GTGAAGTTCAAGAACCGCATCACCGACCTGCTGGGCGTCGAATATCCCATCGTCCAGGCGCCGATGGGCTGGATCGCCCGCGCCCAGCTGGCCTCGGCCGTGTCCAACGCCGGCGGCCTGGGCATCATCGAGACCTCCTCCGGCGAACTCGACGCGGTCAGGGAAGAGATCGCCAAGATGCGGCGGCTGACCGACAAGCCGTTCGGGGTCAACATCGCCCACGCCTTCGTCCGTGACGAGACGATCATCCAGTTCGTCATCGACCAGGGGGTCAAGTTCGTCACCACCTCGGCCGGCGACCCCAACAAGTACTGCAGCCAGCTGAAGGCCGCGGGCCTGACCGTGTTCCACGTGGTTCCGACCCTGAAGGCCGCGCTGAAGGCGGTCGAGGCGGGGGTCGACGGCCTGATCGTCGAGGGCGGCGAGGGCGGGGGCTTCAAGAACCCCCAGCCGGTGATGTCCATGGTGCTGCTGCCCCTGGTGCGCAGCCACGTCGACGTGCCGATCATCGCCGCTGGCGGGATCTGCGACGGAGCCACCATGGCCGCAGCCTTCGCCCTGGGCGCCGAGGGGGTGCAGATGGGCACCCGCATGGTCGCCTCGGCGGAATCGCCCGTGCATGACAACTGGAAGCAGGCGATCGTCAACGCGGCCGAGACCGACACCGTGTTCCTGAACCAGTTTTCCAAGCCGGCCCTGCGCGCCCTGCGCACGGAAAAGACCACCGCCTATGAAAAGGTCCATGGCCCCGAGGTGATGGGCGAATTCCGCAACGCCAAGGACCTCTACTTCGGCGGCGACATGGAAGCTTCGATCGCGTTGTCCGGGCAGGTCTGCGGGCGGATCGGCTCGGTCGAGCCGGTGGCGAAGATCATCGGCGATACGGTGCGCGAGTTCGAGGCGACGGTGAGCGGGCTGGCGGTGCGGTATGGCGTAAGCGCGAGCTAG
- a CDS encoding SDR family NAD(P)-dependent oxidoreductase translates to MDLQLKDRVIFIAGASRGIGLGIVEACLAEGAKLAMTARGAEALEAERARLAGTYGADRLWTMAGDMRDPEVIETAVSRTEAEFGPIWGAVANVGLHPCPPGFDIDDAIWDAGLNQNLDSAFRLSRSALRRMTSRGEGSLLLISSIAGLGALGTPLTYGVAKAAMNHMAKELAKIAGPTGVRVNAIAPGNIIFPGGDWEERSSGPRAAAWKRWIDREVPMKRFGRPEEIGIPAAFLLSPVASFLTGAVINVDGGQTK, encoded by the coding sequence ATGGATCTGCAGCTCAAGGACCGGGTGATCTTCATCGCCGGCGCCAGCCGGGGGATCGGGCTGGGCATCGTCGAGGCCTGCCTGGCGGAAGGGGCGAAACTGGCCATGACCGCCCGCGGCGCCGAGGCGCTGGAGGCCGAGCGCGCGCGCCTGGCCGGGACCTATGGGGCCGACCGACTTTGGACCATGGCCGGCGACATGCGCGATCCGGAGGTCATCGAGACCGCGGTGTCCCGCACCGAGGCCGAGTTCGGGCCGATCTGGGGCGCGGTGGCCAATGTCGGCCTGCATCCCTGCCCGCCGGGCTTCGACATCGACGATGCGATCTGGGACGCGGGCCTGAACCAGAACCTCGATTCCGCCTTTCGCCTGTCTCGCTCGGCGCTGCGGCGGATGACCAGCCGGGGCGAAGGCTCCCTGCTGCTGATCAGCTCCATCGCCGGCCTCGGCGCCCTGGGCACGCCCCTGACCTATGGTGTCGCCAAGGCGGCCATGAACCACATGGCCAAGGAGCTGGCCAAGATCGCCGGCCCGACCGGCGTGCGGGTCAACGCCATCGCCCCCGGCAACATCATCTTTCCCGGCGGCGACTGGGAGGAGCGGTCCAGCGGCCCGAGGGCGGCGGCCTGGAAGCGCTGGATCGACCGCGAGGTGCCGATGAAGCGCTTTGGCCGGCCGGAGGAGATCGGCATCCCCGCCGCCTTCCTGCTGAGCCCCGTCGCGTCCTTCCTCACCGGGGCGGTGATCAATGTCGACGGAGGCCAGACAAAGTGA
- a CDS encoding acetyl-CoA hydrolase/transferase family protein, whose translation MSDALKTLEPLLDEFRPGAEVYVPGATGEALILREALAADPERIAGVRFTSCVVPGMNEFDLAGLHPTARMTAFMLPPALHGSFEAGRVRLLPLAYSEVATHLGERASFDVGVFQLCAPEADGLASVGICADFPALAFRRCRRRVALVNRAMPRPPRGPRLPLADFDVVIEIDHPVVEGREGPVSEETARIADRIAGLVSDGAAIQTGIGGAPAAALARLTSHRNLVIRSGMITDSYAALARAGALDPDGRHITGAAYGSAALYRDLAELDLVELADTHTTHGAASLAGVERFTSINGALEVDLFGQVNSEWRGERLVSGVGGAPDFVRAAGRSPGGISIIALASTAAGGKISRIVPRLTSPTVAISRADIDTVITEHGAARLKGLALDERAEALMAVADPSHQAGLSEAWARMRAGM comes from the coding sequence ATGTCCGACGCCCTCAAGACCCTCGAACCCCTGCTCGACGAATTCCGGCCCGGCGCCGAGGTCTATGTCCCGGGCGCCACCGGCGAGGCCCTGATCCTGCGCGAGGCCCTGGCTGCGGACCCTGAGCGGATCGCCGGCGTCCGCTTCACCAGTTGCGTGGTGCCGGGGATGAACGAGTTCGACCTCGCCGGCCTGCACCCCACGGCGCGCATGACTGCGTTCATGCTGCCGCCGGCCCTGCATGGCTCGTTCGAGGCCGGACGGGTGCGGCTGTTGCCCCTGGCCTATTCCGAGGTCGCCACCCACCTCGGCGAGCGGGCCAGCTTCGATGTGGGGGTGTTCCAGCTCTGCGCGCCCGAGGCCGATGGCTTGGCCAGCGTCGGCATATGCGCCGACTTCCCGGCCTTGGCGTTCCGCCGCTGTCGCCGGCGCGTCGCCCTGGTCAACCGCGCCATGCCGCGCCCGCCGCGCGGGCCGCGCCTGCCGCTGGCGGACTTCGACGTGGTGATCGAGATCGATCACCCGGTGGTGGAGGGCCGCGAAGGCCCGGTCAGCGAGGAGACCGCGCGCATCGCCGACCGCATCGCGGGCCTGGTCAGCGACGGCGCCGCGATCCAGACCGGCATCGGCGGCGCCCCGGCCGCGGCCCTGGCCCGGCTGACCAGTCACCGCAACCTCGTCATCCGCTCGGGCATGATCACCGATAGCTATGCCGCCCTGGCCCGCGCCGGGGCGCTGGACCCAGACGGACGGCACATCACCGGCGCGGCCTACGGCTCGGCCGCCCTCTATCGCGACCTCGCCGAGCTGGACCTGGTGGAGTTGGCCGACACCCACACGACCCACGGCGCCGCCTCCCTGGCGGGCGTCGAGCGCTTCACCTCGATCAACGGCGCGCTGGAGGTCGACCTGTTCGGCCAGGTCAACAGCGAGTGGCGCGGCGAGCGCCTGGTCAGCGGGGTCGGCGGGGCGCCTGACTTCGTGCGCGCGGCGGGCCGCTCGCCGGGCGGGATCTCGATCATCGCCCTGGCCTCGACCGCGGCGGGGGGGAAGATATCCCGCATCGTCCCGCGCCTGACCTCGCCTACTGTGGCGATCAGTCGGGCCGACATCGACACCGTGATCACCGAGCATGGCGCGGCGAGGTTGAAGGGCCTGGCCCTGGACGAACGCGCCGAGGCCCTGATGGCCGTCGCCGACCCCTCGCACCAGGCGGGCCTCTCCGAGGCCTGGGCCAGGATGAGGGCGGGGATGTAG
- a CDS encoding N,N-dimethylformamidase beta subunit family domain-containing protein, whose translation MPACYTDRLSLRPGERFALHASSTSSTCRLEMARVGAGREVVLTRAVEVGDHPTPDHADRNGCGWPAACEVEIGADWRAGYYDVALTDAAGETAHHFVCVKPAAGGPRAKAVLVLATNTLHSYNYWGGASAYCDVEALMSRRKTLPEAMADAIGVLSTQRPFPPLLLAPPEDMPRLVNMRKRGFEEKSWAGGDPAWSRAHRQSPYDGSAGFLNKWEHHFVRWAEGEGIDLDYLTDYDLEIEPGALDPYACVVLVGHSEYWSGGQRAAIDAFLDRGGKLAVFSGNTCFWKVRWEDEGRRYVCHKWKGFEADPVAAADPAQGTHLWSHPAFEHPEAATIGLSFVFGGYHRLGLCAARGQGGYTLYREGHWALEGCDLYYGDVIGDELPLIGYENDGCPITFGEDGLPAPVARLGVPQNLEIVALAPASFAEAPSPYRPLIPPEQLDVIAEIAHGSASPQAQARTLRGHAVMASFARGAGEVFNAGTTEWAYGLKANDPFVTRITLNVLRRFGAV comes from the coding sequence ATGCCGGCCTGCTACACCGACCGCCTGTCCCTGCGCCCCGGCGAGCGCTTCGCCCTGCACGCCAGCTCGACCTCGTCCACCTGCCGCCTGGAGATGGCCCGGGTCGGCGCCGGGCGCGAGGTGGTGCTGACCCGCGCGGTGGAGGTCGGCGATCATCCGACCCCGGACCATGCCGATCGGAACGGGTGCGGATGGCCGGCCGCCTGCGAGGTCGAGATCGGCGCGGACTGGCGCGCCGGCTATTACGATGTCGCCCTGACAGACGCGGCCGGCGAGACCGCGCACCATTTCGTCTGCGTCAAGCCGGCGGCGGGCGGGCCGCGGGCCAAGGCCGTGCTGGTGCTGGCGACCAACACCCTGCATTCCTACAACTACTGGGGCGGGGCCAGCGCCTATTGCGACGTCGAGGCGCTGATGAGCCGGCGCAAGACCTTGCCCGAGGCCATGGCCGACGCCATCGGCGTGCTCTCGACCCAACGTCCCTTCCCGCCCCTGCTCCTGGCGCCGCCGGAAGACATGCCGCGGCTGGTCAACATGCGAAAGCGTGGCTTCGAGGAGAAGAGCTGGGCCGGCGGCGATCCGGCCTGGTCGCGGGCCCACCGCCAGAGCCCCTATGACGGCTCGGCCGGCTTCCTGAACAAGTGGGAGCACCACTTCGTCCGCTGGGCCGAGGGCGAGGGGATCGATCTCGACTATCTGACCGACTACGACCTGGAGATCGAGCCCGGCGCGCTGGACCCTTACGCCTGCGTGGTCCTGGTCGGGCACAGCGAATACTGGTCCGGCGGGCAGAGGGCGGCGATCGACGCCTTCCTGGACCGCGGCGGCAAGCTGGCGGTCTTTTCCGGCAACACCTGCTTCTGGAAGGTGCGCTGGGAGGACGAGGGCCGCCGCTACGTCTGTCACAAGTGGAAGGGCTTCGAGGCCGACCCCGTCGCCGCGGCCGATCCGGCCCAGGGCACGCATCTCTGGTCCCACCCCGCCTTCGAGCACCCCGAGGCCGCGACCATCGGCCTGTCCTTCGTGTTCGGCGGCTATCACCGGCTGGGCCTCTGCGCCGCGCGGGGCCAGGGCGGCTACACCCTCTATCGCGAGGGCCACTGGGCGCTGGAGGGCTGCGACCTCTACTATGGCGACGTGATCGGCGATGAGCTGCCGCTGATCGGCTACGAGAACGACGGCTGCCCCATCACCTTCGGCGAGGACGGCCTGCCGGCGCCCGTCGCACGGCTGGGCGTGCCGCAGAACCTCGAGATCGTCGCCCTGGCCCCCGCCTCCTTCGCCGAGGCGCCCAGCCCCTATCGCCCGCTGATCCCGCCCGAGCAACTGGACGTGATCGCCGAGATCGCCCACGGCTCGGCCAGCCCGCAGGCCCAGGCCCGCACCCTGCGCGGCCATGCGGTGATGGCCAGCTTTGCGCGCGGCGCCGGCGAGGTGTTCAACGCCGGGACCACCGAATGGGCCTATGGGCTGAAGGCCAACGACCCGTTCGTGACCCGGATCACCCTGAACGTATTGCGACGGTTCGGGGCGGTGTGA
- a CDS encoding DUF6065 family protein, with product MTGPRLDCVALIADPPRLRAGTSERDWMSETSDRFAHRCTPLTIANATGWEILNPAGFTASWNGGDDPGDVTIVPDDPAKGFDRASSVFGHGVLTFHPGYVFRTDPGWVTWCRGVPNRFKDGIHPLEGIVETHWLPFSFTMNWRFTRPGEVRFEKDEPFCFITLAPSVAIEAVQPTVSRLQDDPALYREFARWHIQRDQFNQALARGEPEAVRQKWQRNYLNGVTAGGEYVAGDDHRHKRRLNEPRCPVAHDKAG from the coding sequence ATGACCGGGCCTAGGCTCGATTGCGTCGCCCTGATCGCTGACCCGCCCCGGTTGAGGGCCGGGACCAGCGAGCGCGACTGGATGAGCGAGACCTCCGACCGGTTCGCCCATCGCTGCACGCCCCTGACCATCGCCAACGCGACCGGCTGGGAGATCCTGAACCCCGCCGGCTTCACCGCGTCCTGGAATGGCGGCGACGACCCCGGCGACGTGACGATCGTCCCGGACGACCCCGCCAAGGGTTTCGACCGCGCCTCCTCGGTGTTCGGCCATGGCGTGCTGACCTTCCATCCGGGCTATGTGTTCCGCACCGATCCGGGCTGGGTCACCTGGTGCCGAGGCGTGCCCAACCGGTTCAAGGACGGCATCCACCCGCTGGAGGGCATCGTCGAGACCCACTGGCTGCCCTTCTCCTTCACCATGAACTGGCGCTTCACGCGGCCGGGCGAGGTCCGCTTCGAGAAGGACGAGCCGTTCTGCTTCATCACGCTCGCGCCCAGCGTGGCGATCGAGGCGGTGCAGCCGACGGTCAGCCGCCTGCAGGACGATCCGGCGCTCTATCGCGAGTTCGCCCGCTGGCACATCCAGCGCGACCAGTTCAACCAGGCCCTGGCCCGCGGCGAGCCCGAGGCGGTGCGCCAGAAGTGGCAGCGCAACTACCTGAACGGCGTCACCGCCGGCGGGGAATACGTCGCCGGCGACGACCACCGCCACAAGCGGCGGCTGAACGAGCCGCGCTGCCCGGTGGCGCACGACAAGGCGGGTTAG
- a CDS encoding DNA-3-methyladenine glycosylase I, with protein MTESLIRCGWRGMAGDALYEAYHDTEWGVPEWDSRALWEKLVLDGFQAGLAWITILRKREAFRAAFAGFDPEIVARFGEADRARLMADPGIVRSNAKIDAAISGARIYLDMREAGEDFSEFLWGMVGAAPIQNRFTGVGEVPAQTPLAQEMAKALKAKGFKFCGPVIVYAFMQAVGMVNDHLTDCFRHEPCAHLGHEGRR; from the coding sequence ATGACCGAATCCCTGATCCGCTGCGGCTGGCGCGGCATGGCCGGCGATGCGCTGTACGAGGCCTATCACGACACCGAATGGGGCGTGCCCGAGTGGGACAGCCGCGCCCTGTGGGAAAAGCTGGTGCTGGACGGGTTCCAGGCCGGCCTCGCCTGGATCACGATCCTGCGCAAGCGCGAGGCCTTCCGCGCCGCCTTCGCCGGCTTCGATCCGGAGATCGTGGCCCGCTTTGGCGAGGCGGACCGCGCCCGGCTGATGGCCGATCCCGGCATCGTGCGTTCCAACGCCAAGATCGACGCGGCGATTTCAGGCGCGCGCATCTATCTCGACATGCGCGAGGCGGGCGAGGATTTCTCCGAATTCCTCTGGGGCATGGTCGGCGCGGCCCCGATCCAGAACCGCTTCACCGGCGTCGGCGAGGTGCCGGCCCAGACGCCGCTGGCGCAGGAGATGGCCAAGGCGCTGAAGGCCAAGGGCTTCAAGTTCTGCGGCCCGGTGATCGTCTATGCCTTCATGCAGGCGGTGGGCATGGTCAACGACCACCTGACGGACTGCTTCCGCCATGAGCCCTGTGCGCACCTGGGCCATGAGGGGCGCCGCTGA
- a CDS encoding ribonuclease HII, giving the protein MGPDLALELALEGLVCGIDEAGRGPWAGPVSAAAVIFDPARVPKGLNDSKLLSAKARAALAIEIREMAIAWCVGLASVEEIFALNILRATGLAMRRAIDGLTHAPAYALVDGNYAFELPCEVRTVVGGDGLSCSIAAASILAKTTRDEIMVEMDGLYPGYGFAAHKGYHAPAHVEALKRLGPSPIHRMGWAPLRALMAEAGG; this is encoded by the coding sequence ATGGGGCCGGACCTGGCGCTGGAACTGGCCCTGGAGGGCCTGGTCTGCGGGATCGACGAGGCCGGCCGCGGCCCCTGGGCGGGACCGGTGAGCGCGGCGGCGGTGATCTTCGATCCGGCACGGGTGCCCAAGGGTCTGAACGATTCCAAACTCTTGAGCGCCAAGGCGCGCGCGGCCCTGGCGATCGAGATCCGCGAAATGGCGATCGCCTGGTGCGTCGGCCTGGCCAGCGTCGAGGAGATCTTCGCGCTCAACATCCTGCGCGCCACGGGCCTGGCCATGCGGCGGGCGATCGACGGCCTGACCCATGCGCCAGCCTACGCCCTGGTCGACGGCAACTACGCCTTCGAACTGCCGTGCGAGGTCCGCACGGTGGTCGGCGGCGATGGCCTCTCCTGTTCCATCGCCGCAGCTTCGATCCTGGCCAAGACCACGCGGGACGAGATCATGGTGGAGATGGACGGGCTCTATCCCGGCTACGGCTTTGCGGCGCACAAGGGCTATCACGCCCCGGCGCATGTAGAAGCGCTCAAGCGGCTCGGCCCCTCGCCCATCCACCGCATGGGCTGGGCGCCGCTCCGGGCGCTGATGGCCGAGGCCGGCGGGTGA